The Dendrosporobacter quercicolus genome includes a window with the following:
- a CDS encoding ACT domain-containing protein, with protein MKIVVTIVGQDRVGIIAMISNILAENNVNILNINQNIVDGFFNMVMIADMAGGKISLKDLQQLLRGKGAEIGLDIKVQHEDIFQSMHRI; from the coding sequence ATGAAAATCGTAGTTACGATTGTTGGACAAGACCGGGTAGGAATTATTGCTATGATCAGCAATATTTTAGCTGAAAACAACGTCAATATTTTAAACATCAATCAGAATATTGTGGATGGGTTTTTTAATATGGTCATGATTGCCGACATGGCCGGCGGAAAAATCAGCTTAAAAGATTTACAGCAGTTATTGCGGGGAAAAGGCGCGGAAATCGGACTGGATATCAAAGTTCAGCATGAGGATATCTTTCAGAGCATGCATCGCATTTAG
- a CDS encoding NAD(P)/FAD-dependent oxidoreductase: MYDVIIIGGGPAGLTASVYTARKKLNTLVLTKDFGGQPMWTTEIENYMGYQFITGPELMEKFDEQARHHSDNIKYEEARKLTINTDNTFTVATGNGQYQAKAVIIASGKRPRRMEVPGEVEFTGRGVSYCATCDGPLFANKTVAVVGGGNSAVQAAYELSGVAETVYLIVRNRYSADPVMLDKLQQAKNVIALQGYISKEVQGNLFVEKFIVARKDRGEETDLAVQGIFVEIGLNPNTEFAEGVIALNQRREIMVDCRCRTNVSGLFAAGDVTDGIDKQIVIAAGDGAKAALIAYEYLLHR, encoded by the coding sequence ATGTATGATGTTATAATTATCGGCGGCGGGCCAGCCGGTTTAACGGCTTCTGTTTATACGGCCCGTAAAAAACTGAATACACTGGTTCTTACCAAAGACTTCGGCGGACAGCCCATGTGGACAACTGAAATTGAAAACTACATGGGCTATCAGTTTATTACCGGCCCGGAATTGATGGAGAAGTTTGACGAGCAGGCCAGACATCATTCGGACAATATTAAGTACGAAGAGGCCCGGAAACTGACAATCAATACCGACAATACCTTTACCGTAGCCACCGGGAACGGTCAATATCAGGCCAAAGCCGTTATCATCGCTTCAGGAAAGCGCCCGCGCCGGATGGAAGTGCCGGGCGAGGTCGAGTTTACCGGCCGGGGTGTTAGTTATTGCGCAACCTGCGACGGCCCATTGTTTGCCAACAAAACGGTAGCGGTTGTGGGCGGCGGTAATTCCGCAGTACAGGCGGCTTACGAATTAAGCGGCGTTGCCGAAACCGTTTATCTGATTGTACGCAACCGTTACAGCGCCGACCCGGTAATGCTGGATAAGCTGCAGCAGGCGAAAAACGTCATTGCATTGCAAGGCTATATTTCCAAAGAGGTACAAGGCAATCTTTTTGTCGAAAAGTTTATTGTTGCCCGAAAAGACCGCGGTGAGGAAACCGATTTGGCTGTTCAGGGAATTTTTGTGGAAATCGGCCTTAATCCAAACACTGAATTTGCCGAAGGGGTGATTGCCTTAAACCAGCGCCGGGAAATTATGGTTGACTGCCGCTGCCGGACCAATGTTTCCGGCCTCTTTGCCGCCGGTGATGTAACTGACGGCATTGACAAGCAAATTGTCATTGCCGCCGGCGACGGAGCCAAAGCTGCTTTAATCGCCTATGAATATCTGCTGCACCGTTAA